In Geminocystis sp. NIES-3708, a single window of DNA contains:
- a CDS encoding form I ribulose bisphosphate carboxylase large subunit, which translates to MVQAGSKGGFKAGVQDYRLTYYTPDYTPKDTDLLACFRMTPQPGVPPEECAAAVAAESSTGTWTTVWTDGLTDLDRYKGRCYNVEPVPGEDNQYFVFVAYPLDLFEEGSITNVLTSLVGNVFGFKALRALRLEDIRFPVALIKTYQGPPHGITVERDILNKYGRPLLGCTIKPKLGLSAKNYGRAVYECLRGGLDFTKDDENINSQPFMRWRDRFLFVQEAISKAQAETNEMKGHYLNVTAGTCEEMMKRAEFAKEIGTPIIMHDFFTGGFTANTTLARWCRDNGLLLHIHRAMHAVVDRQKNHGIHFRVLAKCLRLSGGDHLHSGTVVGKLEGDRAVTLGFVDLMREDYVEEDRSRGVFFTQDYASLPGVMPVASGGIHVWHMPALVEIFGDDSCLQFGGGTLGHPWGNAPGATANRVALEACVQARNEGRSLAREGNDVLREAGRWSPELAAALELWKEIKFEFDTVDTL; encoded by the coding sequence ATGGTACAAGCTGGATCCAAAGGTGGATTTAAAGCTGGTGTACAGGACTACCGCCTGACTTATTACACCCCTGACTATACCCCTAAAGATACTGATTTATTAGCCTGTTTCAGAATGACTCCTCAACCCGGAGTTCCCCCTGAAGAATGTGCAGCGGCGGTGGCAGCTGAGTCCTCTACTGGTACTTGGACTACTGTTTGGACCGATGGTTTAACCGACTTAGATCGTTATAAAGGTCGTTGTTACAACGTTGAGCCTGTACCCGGCGAAGATAATCAATATTTCGTATTTGTTGCTTATCCTTTAGATTTATTTGAAGAAGGTTCTATCACTAACGTTTTAACCTCTTTAGTTGGTAACGTATTTGGATTCAAAGCTCTTCGTGCATTACGTTTAGAAGATATTCGTTTCCCTGTTGCTTTAATCAAAACTTATCAAGGTCCTCCTCACGGTATTACTGTTGAACGCGACATTTTAAACAAATATGGTCGTCCTCTCTTAGGTTGTACCATTAAACCTAAATTAGGTTTATCAGCTAAAAACTATGGTCGTGCAGTTTATGAGTGTCTTCGTGGTGGTTTAGACTTCACCAAAGATGACGAAAACATTAACTCTCAGCCTTTCATGCGTTGGCGTGATCGTTTCTTATTTGTACAAGAAGCTATCTCCAAAGCACAAGCTGAAACCAATGAAATGAAGGGTCACTACCTCAACGTTACTGCAGGTACTTGTGAAGAAATGATGAAACGTGCTGAATTCGCTAAAGAAATCGGTACTCCTATCATTATGCACGACTTCTTTACTGGTGGTTTCACTGCTAACACTACCCTCGCAAGATGGTGTCGTGATAACGGTTTATTACTCCACATTCACCGTGCAATGCACGCAGTAGTTGACCGTCAGAAAAATCATGGTATTCACTTCCGTGTTTTAGCTAAATGTTTACGTCTATCTGGTGGTGATCATTTACACTCTGGTACTGTTGTCGGTAAATTAGAAGGTGATCGCGCTGTAACTTTAGGTTTCGTTGACTTAATGCGTGAAGATTACGTTGAAGAAGATCGTTCTCGTGGTGTATTCTTTACCCAAGATTATGCTTCTTTACCCGGTGTAATGCCTGTTGCTTCTGGTGGTATCCACGTATGGCACATGCCCGCATTGGTTGAAATCTTCGGTGATGATTCTTGTTTACAATTCGGTGGTGGTACTTTAGGACACCCATGGGGTAATGCACCTGGTGCAACCGCTAACCGTGTAGCTTTAGAAGCCTGTGTTCAAGCTCGTAACGAAGGTCGTTCTTTAGCTCGTGAAGGTAACGATGTTCTTCGTGAAGCAGGTCGTTGGAGTCCTGAGTTAGCTGCGGCTCTTGAACTTTGGAAAGAAATTAAGTTCGAGTTTGACACCGTTGATACTCTCTAA
- the rcbX gene encoding RuBisCO chaperone RbcX, whose protein sequence is MTYKQVVKDTAKVLQSYLTYQAVRVIIEQLSETNPGQAIWLSDYSDRKKVQDSDFYINNLMKENKELVLRILTVRQDLAEQIVEFLPEMVKTNIEQSNMEHRRHLLERLTQTQSSSLTSSSVDEPNLESNQSENKEE, encoded by the coding sequence ATGACTTATAAACAAGTCGTTAAGGATACGGCAAAGGTTTTGCAAAGTTATCTCACTTATCAAGCCGTAAGAGTCATTATTGAACAACTCTCGGAAACTAACCCCGGACAAGCTATTTGGCTTAGTGATTATAGCGATCGCAAAAAAGTTCAAGATAGTGACTTCTATATCAATAATTTGATGAAAGAAAACAAAGAGTTAGTATTAAGAATTCTTACAGTAAGACAAGATTTAGCAGAGCAAATTGTGGAATTTTTACCAGAAATGGTAAAGACAAATATCGAACAATCTAATATGGAACACCGCCGTCATCTTTTAGAGCGTTTAACCCAAACTCAATCTTCTTCATTAACGTCATCTTCTGTAGATGAACCAAATCTAGAATCTAATCAATCAGAAAACAAGGAAGAATAA
- a CDS encoding bifunctional 2-polyprenyl-6-hydroxyphenol methylase/3-demethylubiquinol 3-O-methyltransferase UbiG has protein sequence MKTSSFLNKSKSFVKKLLANSPLNIMPSFRSSPTWVYGTEQPPEFYDEKFLEQDYLRKHYTQSGYYSLWSIIADRIRLKKINSLLDVGCGTGQMGLFLFDQGLPNYLGFDFSPKRVDYAKKLCPNLQFLVADAFETDLFDIYNYDAILCTEVLEHVDKDLEIIQKIRPETRFYGTVPNYPATGHVRHFKSVQEVLARYETYFYSLDVAEHLISLNGNKIYIMDGIKN, from the coding sequence GTGAAAACAAGTAGTTTTCTCAATAAATCAAAATCCTTTGTCAAAAAACTGTTGGCAAATTCTCCATTAAACATCATGCCGTCCTTCCGTTCTTCTCCTACTTGGGTGTACGGTACTGAACAGCCTCCAGAGTTTTACGATGAAAAGTTTTTAGAACAAGACTATTTACGAAAACATTATACGCAATCAGGATATTATTCTTTATGGTCAATTATTGCAGATCGCATAAGACTAAAAAAAATTAACTCTCTGTTAGATGTTGGTTGTGGAACTGGTCAAATGGGGCTTTTTTTGTTTGATCAGGGATTACCAAATTATTTGGGGTTTGACTTTAGCCCAAAACGGGTTGACTACGCCAAAAAACTTTGTCCAAACTTACAATTTTTAGTTGCGGATGCTTTTGAGACAGATTTGTTTGATATTTATAACTATGATGCTATTCTTTGTACCGAGGTTCTAGAGCATGTAGATAAAGACCTTGAAATAATTCAAAAAATCCGTCCTGAAACTCGTTTTTATGGAACCGTGCCTAATTATCCAGCCACAGGTCACGTTAGACATTTCAAGAGTGTACAAGAAGTTTTAGCAAGATATGAAACTTATTTTTATTCACTCGACGTAGCTGAACATCTTATCAGTTTAAATGGTAACAAAATCTATATCATGGATGGAATAAAAAATTAA
- a CDS encoding ribulose bisphosphate carboxylase small subunit, with protein sequence MQTLGKERRYETLSYLPPLTDQQIVKQVQYLLDQGFIPAIEFEKDPLPTDHHWTLWKLPLFNAFSPQEVLNEVRECKAQYSDSYIRVIAFDNLRQCQTVSFIVHKPNASRF encoded by the coding sequence ATGCAAACTTTAGGAAAAGAGCGTCGTTACGAGACCTTATCTTATTTACCTCCTTTAACCGATCAACAAATCGTTAAACAAGTTCAGTACTTATTAGATCAAGGATTTATTCCTGCCATCGAATTTGAAAAAGATCCTTTACCTACTGATCACCACTGGACTTTATGGAAATTACCTTTATTTAATGCTTTCTCTCCCCAAGAAGTATTAAATGAAGTTCGTGAATGTAAAGCACAATATTCCGATTCTTATATCAGAGTTATTGCTTTTGACAATCTCAGACAGTGTCAAACTGTTAGTTTCATCGTTCACAAACCTAACGCAAGTCGTTTCTAA